A genome region from Prionailurus viverrinus isolate Anna chromosome A3, UM_Priviv_1.0, whole genome shotgun sequence includes the following:
- the BCL2L11 gene encoding bcl-2-like protein 11 isoform X5, which translates to MAKQPSDVSSECDREGGQLQPAERPPQLRPGAPTSLQTEQQDRSPAPMSCDKSTQTPSPPCQAFNHYLSAMGLFE; encoded by the exons atggcAAAGCAACCTTCAGATGTAAGTTCTGAGTGTGACAGAGAAGGTGGACAATTGCAGCCTGCTGAGAGGCCTCCTCAGCTCAGGCCTGGGGCCCCTACCTCTCTACAGACAGAGCAGCAAG ACAGGAGCCCGGCACCCATGAGTTGTGACAAATCAACACAAACCCCAAGTCCTCCTTGCCAGGCCTTCAACCATTATCTCAGTGCAATGG
- the BCL2L11 gene encoding bcl-2-like protein 11 isoform X3 — protein MAKQPSDVSSECDREGGQLQPAERPPQLRPGAPTSLQTEQQGNPEGEGDRCPQGSPQGPLAPPASPGPFATRSPLFIFVRRSSLLSRSSSGYFSFDTDRSPAPMSCDKSTQTPSPPCQAFNHYLSAMGLFE, from the coding sequence atggcAAAGCAACCTTCAGATGTAAGTTCTGAGTGTGACAGAGAAGGTGGACAATTGCAGCCTGCTGAGAGGCCTCCTCAGCTCAGGCCTGGGGCCCCTACCTCTCTACAGACAGAGCAGCAAGGTAATCCTGAAGGCGAAGGGGACCGCTGCCCCCAAGGCAGCCCTCAGGGCCCGCTGGCCCCACCAGCCAGCCCCGGGCCTTTTGCTACCAGATCCCCGCTTTTCATCTTTGTCAGAAGATCCTCCCTGCTGTCTCGATCCTCCAGTGGGTATTTCTCTTTTGACACAGACAGGAGCCCGGCACCCATGAGTTGTGACAAATCAACACAAACCCCAAGTCCTCCTTGCCAGGCCTTCAACCATTATCTCAGTGCAATGG